DNA sequence from the Diorhabda sublineata isolate icDioSubl1.1 chromosome 6, icDioSubl1.1, whole genome shotgun sequence genome:
TGCATAATTAAGAATGCACCAACCTTCATATTCGCCTACAAGGTCAGCAAATTTTTCTAAAGCTTCCGGCCATGACATGCCCCGTTCCACATGTACAGTATGAAGTTCCGTAGGAGCTGTACCTGTTGCATGTTTACGTAGGAACGTTACCGTCCGCACCCTTTTCACTACTTCCCCTCCAGCGCCAAGATCCAGAATTCctacaaaaaaagaaaacaataagtCTTGTGACACAATACGAATGTCGTTACTAAAAATCAACTCGTATCTTTAATTAACTTGAATcctatattattataatagcgaattgtcaaaataaaaaacttttttttttttcaaaaagaattcCAGCGTTAGGAAGACCAGTATGCAACATATCAATAGATGAAAGTCAATCATCCAATGTAAGTTTAACAAAcagaagaattttcaaaaattgaagataGAAGCTATGTTAATGTtactgttttttcaaaataggaATACCCTCAAGTAGTACTACCAAACGAAAAACTCACATAATCAAAGGACACACAACAACTGCGTTTCGCGGTTATACCCACGCATTGGCTTGCTGTTCATGGACAGTGGACTAGTTAATGGAGAAGCCTCATAACTAGGGAGTACCGAAGGGGGTCGTTCTAAGAGGAAAAAATATCCCCAAAGCGGCTAGGATCACCATATTCCAAGCAAGTAAAAGATAATGAATAACACTGAACTCGATCTCAATATGGAGAGTCCGATATTTCAACGTAGGGAATAATTAACTCTAAAGAAGAATGCCTTACATTTGGAATCAGGCAACAGGTTTAAGGTAATACCAGTGTGGGACCTGAAGTCAGCAAAAAGAAGAGGacaaaatggaaacaaatttcaacaacttaaactaaacaaatagaTTGGCACCATGCAAAAGGGACATCAGTCATTTTAGCGAGACTatccaaaaaatattaacaagcAATCGTGTTAATTAAAGAGTCGTGGGTACATTAAACAGTTGTTCAAAAAGAATCTATAAGGAACAACATCAATAATTCACAACCCAAGATATTATTCAGATACTGGTACAAGCAAACATAGATAATTGCTGAAATGATATCGCAATGGCTACAGCTTATTTCCCAGCGAATAGGTCAGAAGTGAGGGGCAGCTAATACGATATTGAAAGTATGTATAAGTATGTACATAAAAGTTCAACTTACCTAAATCAAATCTACCAGATCTTTTAGCGGATGTTATAATAGCGGCTAGTGTATCGgtaaaatatctaaaaagtAAATGATTCATTACAATTGTTTGgaaatatatcattattaaaACAACTTTCCCATTTGcttgtttacaaaatatgaattgtttAGTTTAAAGGAATACAGGGAGCAAAATCGGGCGTACACTGGCCAAAAAATCGGTCACAATCATGCTGGAAACGACCAAGTAGTTATCTTTATTGACAGTTGGACCTGCTGAACGAATTAATGGTTAACACACCTCTTTAATTTTCGATCGGAGTCTTGTTATCGGCGTTGAAACGTAGTGTCCTCAGCTACGTTGATAAACATCTACTTGacattctttttttaaaaaattgaggttCTCCTGGAATTGTTACTCtttatattcaaacattaaTCAATTTAATGTTGAATCAATCCATATAATATAATGTATTTGAATACAAAGTTCTAAAGTAAATATTATGAGAGTGTATgtgataaaaattaatgtatttgAGGTAATAAAATTTGAACTTACTTAAACAACCTATTCTGTAAGTCTACGGGCATACCCAAAATGCGATTGAGGAACTTTGACATATTATTGTAATCCTTATCCAAGGATAAAACTCCGGGCATATTTTCGCTATTTACAATCATTCCTACTCCTATCAACGCCGCGGCAATATCTTTGAAGAAATCGCCTTTGTAGTCCCGCGGAGGTGGAACTACTGGTTGTTCATATCCCATTATAGCTTTCATTATTGCTTCTAAGGCGGAACGACCATATTTGTTGTCGATGTTAAATTGGCTAAGATCGCGGGTTTCTGTTGCGCGACGATCTCCGTGGGTTAGGGCTCCCAGACTTTCTAACCTGAAGCAAAAAAGTAGTTaatgaataatatataataagatatgaaatatataagactTTAAACTACTTAAAAGAAGTATCGTACGCTTTTGGAGAGCtcttttgatacattttttggcGGATCGATTCGCGTTTTctttttacttatatttacCATAGAATGACGgtttttttttacctttatcCACTCTTCTGTGTCTCACATAAACAAATCTAATTCTTCTGCTAGGAAATATCTACCATCTTTTTAATAACCGAAtcttattattagaaatatatgaataattcaCCTTTTTGCCACAATCGAAGCAAACCTTCTCTCCCCCGCCAAATCagaaattaggaaaatatattCTGGAGCATTCACTTGATTACTCCTATGAGTCCTTCCGAACTGTTGGATAGCTCTATCCGCAGACCAAGGTAATTCTAAAGTTATATGTACCCTCCGTCTCTGGTTTTTCACTCGCCTATCGCTTTGAAGTGATATACCTATAACAATAacactcaaattatttttctaaatatttagtttcttAATTTATCACTAAACGTTATATAACAAAGTCCTCCCTAGTTTTGCATGTCTGTTATCTGATATTGAGCTACATACCACTTGACGCAGCTTCTGAAATGATTGCAACATCCTTTTCGCCATCCATAAACCGTTGCTTTTCAGTCAAATTTAATGTTTCCAATGGAACGTCGTTTTCTGACCTACTCTCGTACTGTATACCACCATCTTCAGTTGAAACAACCCTTCCTTTACGACCTGTCATTTCGGCAACATTTTCCGGTCCTCCTAATTCATCTATTAGTTGATCTAAGGTGTTGGGCGGAAGTTTTTCTCCTAATCTCTCAATAGCTGTTAGAAGTTCCTCTTTCATACAACAGGCGCGTTCAATCGCGTCCATTGGAGGAGCGGTAAAACTACTGCTACCGTTCGATTTGCTAGCTActgaaaaaatacattcatcTACAATTTAAATGACAATCATCTACAATAATCAAACCGAAAATACAGCAGTACTACTAGCAAGAGGAAAGAAAAAGGCCTTTGAGGATAACTGACTTACTAAAGAGGTGGAGAAGAAATTCATCGCCCCCGGTGAAACAAAAACCTGAAAGCCCTTAACCGGAAAAGCAGGAATCCAGCCAAAATAGATTTAGACTAGGAATTCTTTTGACACATCAGAGCCGAGAACACCAGATGGGATGGCCTGGAGATCCTTTACAGCTAGACTGATAAGGACTATTCAGGTACCCACAGGCTATACCCGGTTCCATGGTAAAATTTCTCGAAATTGAATAAGAAAACCttaaggttaggttaacttACTTTTCGGGTATTGGGGGTAAAGGGGGATTCTGCCCTAAGGATGATGGAAGCATTGGACTACAGGGAACCATATAAGTTGGCTGAAGTCGCTGCATATTTTTACTGGacactgatattttttaatccATATTAATGTCCAGGTCCTGATATTATTTACCCTGCTCTCCTACAAAGATCTGGTATTGCCCCTGGTTAAATTGCTAGTCTAGCTCTTGGTCATGTACCATACGCCTGAAGAGAAACCCTCACCGTAGGGCGTTCGCCCGATAAGCTTAACATTCTTCATTCTGAGATACTTGTGGATAGATAAATAAGGGAAGAGCTTCAAAAGTAAAACCTCGTAAAGGGCAATCGGCAATGAGCACGAGGTATATCTTGTTGGAGGCTAAGAGATTTGCTAGTGACGGCCCTATTGTGGTAAAGACGGTAATGTGAAtaagttatatttattaatatcaaagaatgaaggaaacaaaaattcaattagttGTGGTACATGTTTCAACAAACCTTTAGTTGTCTTACGGCTCAACATTAATGACAATTTATCTTGTGGTGATATCTTCTTTTTAGGGggtttcttttgtttctttccttttttctttctattccaAGGATCGTCATCGGAATCGCTGCCAGATTGGAATGGATTAAAATCACTACTAACGTTCGAATCGGAATGTTCTTCTGATATTTCACTTTCCACTTCGGACATTTCAAAATCTGAACCATCGCTTTTGATTGAGTCTTCCGTGTCTGACGTCGACCATTTGTTACGTTTAACTGCCCTAGCCGCTGCTTGTcgaactaaaaatataaaaataaaaaataaatttgcctTTGACAATATCTTTAAATATTCACTCTGCACCTCGTAaagtattttacaacaaaatgaAGTCAAATTAAATCGAAAATACTTCAAAACGTCCATAATCTTCACGCGAAACTTACAACTGTTTTTCTACAAACATCATATTTAATCACGAGGTTTGGAGACACTAATACTACCCAATAAATGAAtggaaatatttgtaaataaaattatacactGCGATCTCTAAAAATGATGCTTCAAAAAGTTAAGATTCTCGATTCTAGAAATTATATAGAAGatagataattttaattttaggaCATACCCGGTTTACGTTTGCTGGATGAACTATGACCTTCATCGTTTCcatttgtaattgaaattttttttgcagaAAGAGGTTCGATGCCCAAAAGCTTTTGAATACGATTCCTGTCGGGAGCAGGAAAGTGTTTTTCCACCAGTGTTTGAAATAcacctaaaacaaaaatttttattctttgaaatgttgatttaataaattccatttatgactggaaaaaatataaattcattttaaaaatattgtatgatatttataattaatcgTGATATAAACATCGGAGATCATTCCGAAAtaccgatgctggtataaaataatgatgaagatataaattattattaattacgtATTTTGTGAATTGAACATCGATGAAACAGATACATGTCAAGAAATTGGGATGGGGGGCTTCcctttcttgtaatgtttcAGATGTTATTTCTAAAATTGCACAAAACGTACCCAAATGTTGAATATACCGACATGTTATTAACTTTTGGCGAGTATTTTTGAAACTTATACGCGTTATCAAActgaaagaaaagaagaaagtttcattttaaatttagttaatCAAAATCCAATGGTTAGCGAAAGGAATGTGGTAAGAAAAACGAATATGTCTTCTTCAAGTACTGGAAGGATAATTAAGAGAAACAGCAGCTTCATCCTTATCATTACCGACAAGCCCAAGAGCTTTTGTGAGACGATCTATCGATTAgatagaattaaattaaaaattttttttacctttagcCGTGGAAACAAAGTCTGTTAATTCACCATCATCCCTTTCTAGTTGCTCCAAAGTTCTGGCTTCTCCAGTGCTCTGCAAACCAATTACCACACATTTTCCCATTTTTATAGCTTCATGAGCAACTGCAACCGCGTGTGGTACCTAAAATACgtcaatatagaaaatattatttcattttattatcatatcatatatttgaaaattgaggaGAAAAGTAAtaagttgatttaaaatttataccAACCTTAGCTGCTATacaaagatatttgaaaaatctttgatgCGAAGACCAAAATTGTCCCCACATCGTCTTACGCATACGGTTTTCTGCATCAACCAATTCCGCTGCTTCGTGAAATTTTTGCATTGCTTCGACCCATAATTTTACACTCGCGTCATAAACTTTTTCGAAATCTTTTGATAACGGaacttcttcaattttgaaTGCTACACCATGAAAACTCAACTGTCTCgctgaaataaacaaaatttatagtcTGTCCAAGTATATGcaacaaaatttatatagatAGAAATTAAGATAAGGTGATGATAAATGAAGtgatttaaagaaaaagaatgtCATATAGAAACTTGAATAAATTTGTTCTAAATGCATAGTGTATATAATAATTACCTATATACATTCCTCTTAATTTCATATCCATAGCCACAATTTCCATAGCTCCAACGCCTCTCTTTTCCACGGCCGATATAAAATCTGCGAATTCTTTGAAAGGCGTTCCTTCGCCCCATAGTCCCAATCTCACCATATAGGCCATATTTCGAGGTTCGGAAGCTCCAGTAGCCGAAGCATAAATAACTCTTGCTAATGGAAGTTTGTTTTGTAATTCAAGTACAGTCAATCCtacaaaatcatatttatttattacaacacttatacaatatataacaattgaaataacatatctatcttttaatataattcactGTAACTGCAGAGGAAATTTAATTAATGTACTTGAAGTCTAGATCAACACCTTAATTTGAAGGGAAGCcaagtcaaaataaaaaacgattaaCAAACCTACCACTCCAAACTGGCTGCTGGATTTCTAGTTTAAACACTATTATTTCAACTAATAAATTCTCTATATGAGAGTAAAGAAAGTTCCAGTggttttagtttattttatgagaaaaaacgAGGGTGAAATGAGTCTTGTAAATGATTTAGACAGGTCACAAACTAGTTTTATGTGCATATAATAAATCGTTTTCTTTATACCATTGTCAAGTTAAAACTTAGATACTTGAATAGTTTTGTGGCAAAACTTTTGTACTGATTGTATAAAAAgtctaaaaaattgttttggcaGATTTTTTCATGAACCTTTTGCCAAATACAATCTAtccattcaaaattttgtgtCGATATTGCAAAACATTTCAGAAATCATGATTGGCTTGGAccaaatttaatcaatttaaactaaactaaacaatTAAGAAATCCAATGGTCCTGTTCCATTTGTTTTTTACCATAACTATTTGAATTTAcgataattcattttttattcatttcaagttgctttctcaaaaatttgttaGCCAAAAAATCTTTGTAATTCTAGTATagcaataaaacaaataatatttgatcCAGGTTAGAGGAGAGGCAGTGGAGCAATGCAAACTCCACAAGTATCATTATATAAAGATCAATAGTGTCACTAATCAACAGTGTCTCAATGATTGAACGGATTCACAATTACAAAGCAGGTGTCGTCCAGATATCTCGGTGACTTCTATATAAGTATTATCGGTAACCTTTACCATGTTCCGCAGATGTTCATCAATTTCTTTAGTTCTTATTAACtaattgataatatatatatatatatatatatatatatatatatatatatatatatatatatatatatatatatatatatcaaatatctTGGTAGCTAGCTAGCTGGGGAATGAAGGAATGTTTCTAGTCCAATTATTTACTCTCTTGTCAGCTGACCTACTAATTTACAGCCGTGTACTCCAGAATAACCAGGTACCCAGACAAGATTAAAATGGGCGAATTAAATGATATCTTACATAACCAGACTAAATTTGACTGTACCAACGGGAAGTAAATATATGTAGGGCTGCTTTGGTGTCAGATATCAGAACCATCTACAAGGTTTGGACCTTGTCGATGGTTGTTTTTCTCGCTCTAGAATTGTAATTGCCACAAACTTCTCTttagcaataaaataaataagtttagaTTTAGATTAGAAAAGAGAGGGTGAGATACTGTAAACTCCGCAAGTTTCATTACATAAAGACCTACAGTTCAACCCTGCACTTAACATTCTTACAGCAGTGTCTTAATAAATTGACATATGTCTTTCCTCTTCCCAGATGATAGCTGAAGCCCATCAGTTATAATCTATTGATTGATAGAGCTAATCTGGTCGAGTAGAAGATATATATTTTGGTCTACATTTGTCTTTCAATCATTATTggatctatttttttcttttactccTATTATGTAGCTGCCATGGCTGAGAAATGACAGAATGACTCTAGTCCAATTAAAGTAGTTATTAATTCGCAATTTGGTCTGCCAATTAATTGCTTTGCACTTCAAAGTGATCAGGTAGACAGACAAGATTAAAATGATCATTTAGTTTAGGGAGACTTGTGTGACATTTTGCATTACCAGATCAATTTTGCCTGTACCAAGAGAAGTAAAGACTATGTAGGTCTGCTTTGGTGTCAGATATCAGAACCATCGAAAAGGTATGAGCCTTGTTAttagttcatttattttttttaataatattgaagaaagtAACTAAAATTCCTAATCCAATgaaacagaaatataaaatatattaatgacaATATGATAATAAGTAATTACCAGTTTTAGTGGGTTTTGAGGATCCCACAGGACACAAATTCTTTGCCCTGTGACATTCGTCAAAAATAATAAGTCCGTCGAAATCCGAACCGCACCATtgcaacaattgttttaatctCGATTTGTATTTTCCACCGGCCGAATTACTTTCGCCAATCAAGGCCGAATAAGTGCTGAAAACTACACCTTTTTTCACATTGCCGTTAGTACTAGAATTAATTTTGGCATATTTGAGTTTGTTCAAAGGATGAACATCTATCTTTCCAGCTCCGATGTCCCTTAAATCCCTTTCAGCGTCGTATTTCAAGTCATTAGATACTGATACCCAAATAGCTTTCTTAcgacctttcaaataattttcgtaGATAATACCCGCAATCGTACGTCCTTTTCCTACTCCAGCTCCGTCACCTGTAAAACAATTGattctttatatataaaaattaacaaactaacactaacatttttctatttttaataaataaaataaatgaattggaGTTTAAAAAGTCTTACGACGTTGTTCGATACTTAATTGCCACTTTTTCCTGCCATTTCAGTTCTTATCCATgataatcttggtcttcctatCTTTCTATGgtgaaatttttggaaccgctggtgatattcatactcaACACACTGACAAGTACTctgagtctctgaagacgataacttggttatcgaaacgcgcatcagacagtgtaattgtgagtgttgatgtgtTCAGTAATCCCCTCTTTCTGTTCTACTGTGGGGTCCACTTCATTATTTTGTGTCGATCACGCCATGTGACCttacatataaaaatacttCATACAGGTAGACATATCTTAGAACAAATTCCCTTAATAAAACGATATGACTGACCGATATCTGACCCAGGTTATCTTCTTAATGTCTAAATAGCATACATTTGAATTTATCCTCTGCGATATAcctgtttttggaaaaaaccaaaaaccttCTCTTTGTTCTATATTTTTCCACGATTCCGAACGTCTCGCCTGGGTTCGTGATCTCACGAAGCAAGGAAATACatggaaacaaataatttatttctgcaAACGATGGTCCAGAATATAATTCACACATAGAGGAATTTATTTTTAGCTTACAGAAGATTGGGACGCTATCTGGCCCTGTAATAATGTTCTGGCAGTCATTAAAGCCTTTAAACGATCAAGGTCAATCAATCAGTCTTgaatttctaataaaacaatTGAGTTTATTCTAGGGGTGCTTTCAGTTTACTGGATGTTCGAATTGAAGAagtattgaatttatatattttcctaaccttaaattaaaatattgggaaaattaCTATACCTATCAAAAACCCAGCTCGAGATTTATTTGGTAGAATATGAGAATGTGCTTGCGAGGCGTACGTTATACTTTCTAACTGCAAAGCAGACAAATGTCCTCTATTTATCGTTTCTTCCGGTATTGATAATTCGTACCATACATCAGCTGGAGCTACACTTGATAAGGAAGCTGTCTCTACAACCGGATCCGGATGTTTCCTGCCTAACTTCAATTTTGAAGGCATATAGTCGGCGTACGTTTCCGCTACTCCCAATTCTTCGTCATCTACCTATCATGAAAAAGATAAACtacaattaatgaaaataaacatattaatttgaaaacttgTTTCAATTTCGTCATTTATATAACAAgcaagtaaaaaattttttcaaacgaaTTTTAATTGTTGATTTCAACTTctattgttatataaaaattgaaatgaacagaaataattgataatcattttgaaaaattttcaagtaaacgatatttttttaataattacttcTCGAGCTTTTAGTACTCCATTTAAACGTCtttaaattttagattttttgaaaagtcgTTTTGGTTTTCCAGAGGCTCTGCACCTATacctaaaagatattttgttcTGTCTTCAAAATATGTAGACTCCTCTCAAATGAGgctatttctctatttttttgtcCCACAGTACGAAGCTAGTTCAAAGTATAGTGTCGTTGCCCTTTATTATGCAAGGCTGATTCCTCATTACCTGGTATACCCTGATGGTCTGTAGCCGCATTAGGATTACGTTGTTTCTGTTAGCCTTTGCTTTTAGAGTTTATTTACATTCCCACGCTAGCTTGGACATACTTTTTGCTTGGCTATAGGAGAAAATATTAGTATGCTTTGTAGAAAGTGGTATGGTCTAAAAATCAACACGATCTCCTATACCACAGAAATGCATTTCGAGCTTGAGGAAGATCTTTATTGACCCATCATGCCCGGTCAGTGCTTTGCAATTTATCGATACTACAATCCCTAGATGACCTAAGGTCTGAGCTGTTGTTTGTCCAGTTTTTGACCACCAAACAAGCGATGATATACTACCCAGTATACCATTTCAAACTCAAGTCCCCAGGTCTTGACAGCAAACTTACAACGAGTCCAAGTAGCCACAGTGGCATTCTAAACTGTCTACTATGAAGTCAACAATATTATAACTATTATTACTAATGGGGGAGTCCTTGTTGATCCTAATTCATTTGCAGTCCCCTTGCCCTAACTCGTGGAGACTCCGGCGTCTCtggttttgaaacaaaattcttCCACAAGGTCATGATTTTACTCCGAGTGCTTGTAAAAGCTTGACAGTTGCAGGGGATTTCCGTCGTCCAATCTTATGAATGTTTTGGTCTTTCTGCTACCCTacctctttgtttttttttcattcccaCAACATGAGGTATCCTACTGCAGACTCGGATCCCGTTAAAAGTCCCGTATGTCCAAGAATCCACAGCAGATTTACTGACTTTCCGTCAACAAATTCAATGAGTGTCTTGTAGCATTCCAGAATGACATTTGATTTTGTTGTCGTATTCAGCAAGCTGGGTCGTGCTACGTATATCCACTAGCTCGGTCTGCACAACAGAACGTACCTCCCAGTATAAGAATTGGACACCAATTACATCATCTAAAGCTAAAAGCTCTAGTTAACCTCATTTTTGTCACGTTTCTCGCTGcttgaattgaaagaaaattctTTTACTTTACTGAAATGGgtgaaatcaaaaaattttcccAGAGAGATCTTCTAGTAGCatacagttaaaatattttcttgtttaaaaaacatcattttaaaacaaaaaaatatttatttatatccaaaataaatttacctcttcttcttcttgttgaGGCATAGGTTTACTGTCCATCTGATTCATCCACATGGATTGAACAGCCTTGTTGCTGAGCGGACCACCCCATGGAGGGATATTGCCACCCGGATAAAACATTGAGAAATATCCGGGATTAAAATAAGGGTTTAGCATCTCCactaaaagaaacaaaagtaattcatcaaattatttgagttgaaaaagattaaaaattatcattatatctACATAATTCAATAAGTTTCGGGTATGGCAGTACCAGCGCCATATCATTT
Encoded proteins:
- the LOC130446058 gene encoding protein strawberry notch isoform X7, which translates into the protein MTDEENMSDSDFGEDEDPDKIEVPGGGKDLASAATMLDSREKQLKQDIFKEEFKPDLMKMGQMPTNAFPKMPQNVHPSTFDMMRTPAMEMLNPYFNPGYFSMFYPGGNIPPWGGPLSNKAVQSMWMNQMDSKPMPQQEEEEVDDEELGVAETYADYMPSKLKLGRKHPDPVVETASLSSVAPADVWYELSIPEETINRGHLSALQLESITYASQAHSHILPNKSRAGFLIGDGAGVGKGRTIAGIIYENYLKGRKKAIWVSVSNDLKYDAERDLRDIGAGKIDVHPLNKLKYAKINSSTNGNVKKGVVFSTYSALIGESNSAGGKYKSRLKQLLQWCGSDFDGLIIFDECHRAKNLCPVGSSKPTKTGLTVLELQNKLPLARVIYASATGASEPRNMAYMVRLGLWGEGTPFKEFADFISAVEKRGVGAMEIVAMDMKLRGMYIARQLSFHGVAFKIEEVPLSKDFEKVYDASVKLWVEAMQKFHEAAELVDAENRMRKTMWGQFWSSHQRFFKYLCIAAKVPHAVAVAHEAIKMGKCVVIGLQSTGEARTLEQLERDDGELTDFVSTAKGVFQTLVEKHFPAPDRNRIQKLLGIEPLSAKKISITNGNDEGHSSSSKRKPVRQAAARAVKRNKWSTSDTEDSIKSDGSDFEMSEVESEISEEHSDSNVSSDFNPFQSGSDSDDDPWNRKKKGKKQKKPPKKKISPQDKLSLMLSRKTTKVASKSNGSSSFTAPPMDAIERACCMKEELLTAIERLGEKLPPNTLDQLIDELGGPENVAEMTGRKGRVVSTEDGGIQYESRSENDVPLETLNLTEKQRFMDGEKDVAIISEAASSGISLQSDRRVKNQRRRVHITLELPWSADRAIQQFGRTHRSNQVNAPEYIFLISDLAGERRFASIVAKRLESLGALTHGDRRATETRDLSQFNIDNKYGRSALEAIMKAIMGYEQPVVPPPRDYKGDFFKDIAAALIGVGMIVNSENMPGVLSLDKDYNNMSKFLNRILGMPVDLQNRLFKYFTDTLAAIITSAKRSGRFDLGILDLGAGGEVVKRVRTVTFLRKHATGTAPTELHTVHVERGMSWPEALEKFADLVGEYEGFWLSHQVRNGKTTAILAVTVDTGGGGGSTKGKKEGKKESKKDQLFSVYRPNTGLQFRQESLSELEKKYKKVESAEAEKSWSQQYDASVNTCSHAYWRGNCRNVSIGHDCEVGLRRRTYNVVSGSVLSVWSRVEGVLASKTGSQNKMQVIRLRTKDDVKIVGTLVPKNCVDDLIKALSSDAEKTEEKTFED
- the LOC130446058 gene encoding protein strawberry notch isoform X6; its protein translation is MPRSKKVSKKMTDEENMSDSDFGEDEDPDKIEVPGGGKDLASAATMLDSREKQLKQDIFKEEFKPDLMKMGQMPTNAFPKMPQNVHPSTFDMMRTPAMEMLNPYFNPGYFSMFYPGGNIPPWGGPLSNKAVQSMWMNQMDSKPMPQQEEEEVDDEELGVAETYADYMPSKLKLGRKHPDPVVETASLSSVAPADVWYELSIPEETINRGHLSALQLESITYASQAHSHILPNKSRAGFLIGDGAGVGKGRTIAGIIYENYLKGRKKAIWVSVSNDLKYDAERDLRDIGAGKIDVHPLNKLKYAKINSSTNGNVKKGVVFSTYSALIGESNSAGGKYKSRLKQLLQWCGSDFDGLIIFDECHRAKNLCPVGSSKPTKTGLTVLELQNKLPLARVIYASATGASEPRNMAYMVRLGLWGEGTPFKEFADFISAVEKRGVGAMEIVAMDMKLRGMYIARQLSFHGVAFKIEEVPLSKDFEKVYDASVKLWVEAMQKFHEAAELVDAENRMRKTMWGQFWSSHQRFFKYLCIAAKVPHAVAVAHEAIKMGKCVVIGLQSTGEARTLEQLERDDGELTDFVSTAKGVFQTLVEKHFPAPDRNRIQKLLGIEPLSAKKISITNGNDEGHSSSSKRKPVRQAAARAVKRNKWSTSDTEDSIKSDGSDFEMSEVESEISEEHSDSNVSSDFNPFQSGSDSDDDPWNRKKKGKKQKKPPKKKISPQDKLSLMLSRKTTKVASKSNGSSSFTAPPMDAIERACCMKEELLTAIERLGEKLPPNTLDQLIDELGGPENVAEMTGRKGRVVSTEDGGIQYESRSENDVPLETLNLTEKQRFMDGEKDVAIISEAASSGISLQSDRRVKNQRRRVHITLELPWSADRAIQQFGRTHRSNQVNAPEYIFLISDLAGERRFASIVAKRLESLGALTHGDRRATETRDLSQFNIDNKYGRSALEAIMKAIMGYEQPVVPPPRDYKGDFFKDIAAALIGVGMIVNSENMPGVLSLDKDYNNMSKFLNRILGMPVDLQNRLFKYFTDTLAAIITSAKRSGRFDLGILDLGAGGEVVKRVRTVTFLRKHATGTAPTELHTVHVERGMSWPEALEKFADLVGEYEGFWLSHQVRNGKTTAILAVTVDTGGGGGSTKGKKEGKKESKKDQLFSVYRPNTGLQFRQESLSELEKKYKKVESAEAEKSWSQQYDASVNTCSHAYWRGNCRNVSIGHDCEVGLRRRTYNVVSGSVLSVWSRVEGVLASKTGSQNKMQVIRLRTKDDVKIVGTLVPKNCVDDLIKALSSDAEKTEEKTFED